One part of the Lotus japonicus ecotype B-129 chromosome 2, LjGifu_v1.2 genome encodes these proteins:
- the LOC130738753 gene encoding pentatricopeptide repeat-containing protein At1g12300, mitochondrial-like, whose amino-acid sequence MSSLFRLRFFWNPSCLVRSHSHSPHPFIPNHNADDAVSSFLHMLHLHPAPSIIEFNKILGSLVKMKHYPIALSLSQQLQFKGITPTIVTLSILINCFCHLGQMSFAFSVLGNILKRGYHPNTITLNTLIKGLCLNGDVRRALHFHDVVVAKGFQLNQVTYGILIKGLCKVGETRAALQLLRRIESLSVKPDVVMYSTIIDSLCKDKLVNDACDLYHEMIVKGISPNVVTCTSLIYGFCIVGQLKDAVRLFNEMELNNIKPDVYSFNVLVDGLCKEGKVRHAKSVLAVMIKEGVEPDSATYNTLMDGYCLISEMTKAQNVFNSMARRGVTPNVRSYNIMINGFCKVKMVEEAMNLFKEMHCRKLIPDMVTYSCLVDGLCKAGRISHVWELVDEMHDRGHSANVITYTSLLDGLCKNHHFDKAIALFMKIKDRGIQPDIHTYTVIIDGLCKVGRLKNAQEIFQVLLSEGYNVDVKTYTVMINGYCKNGLFDEAQALLSKMDDNGCIPDAVTFETIICALFEKNENDKAERLLHEMIARNLL is encoded by the coding sequence ATGTCGTCTTTGTTTCGGTTAAGGTTTTTCTGGAACCCCTCTTGTCTTGTTCGCTCACACTCTCACTCTCCGCACCCTTTCATTCCCAATCACAACGCTGACGACGCCGTTTCCTCTTTCCTTCACATGCTCCATTTGCACCCTGCACCTTCCATCATCGAGTTTAACAAGATCTTAGGTTCCCTTGTGAAGATGAAGCATTACCCCATTGCTCTTTCCCTTTCTCAACAGTTGCAGTTCAAAGGAATCACACCCACCATTGTTACTTTGAGCATCTTGATTAATTGTTTCTGCCATCTGGGTCAGATGAGCTTCGCTTTCTCTGTATTGGGTAATATTCTCAAAAGGGGTTATCACCCAAACACCATAACGTTGAATACACTCATCAAGGGTCTGTgtcttaatggtgatgttaggAGAGCACTGCACTTTCATGATGTTGTGGTAGCAAAGGGATTTCAGCTGAACCAGGTTACTTATGGGATTTTGATTAAAGGGTTATGCAAAGTGGGAGAAACAAGAGCTGCTTTGCAGTTGCTGAGACGGATTGAATCGCTGTCGGTTAAGCCTGATGTGGTAATGTATAGTACAATCATTGATAGCCTATGCAAAGATAAACTTGTCAATGATGCATGTGATTTATATCATGAAATGATTGTTAAGGGAATTTCTCCCAATGTTGTCACTTGTACTAGTTTAATATATGGATTTTGCATTGTGGGTCAATTGAAAGACGCAGTTCGTTTGTTCAATGAAATGGAATTGAATAACATTAAGCCAGATGTTTATAGTTTTAATGTATTGGTTGATGGATTGTGCAAGGAAGGAAAGGTGAGACATGCTAAAAGTGTGTTAGCTGTGATGATAAAAGAAGGTGTGGAACCGGATTCTGCTACGTATAATACCCTAATGGATGGGTATTGCCTAATTAGTGAAATGACCAAGGCCCAAAATGTATTTAACTCTATGGCTCGAAGGGGAGTGACTCCTAATGTTCGAAGCTACAATATCATGATTAATGGGTTCTGTAAGGTTAAAATGGTGGAGGAAGCCATGAACCTCTTCAAAGAAATGCATTGCAGAAAGCTTATTCCTGATATGGTAACATATAGTTGTCTTGTTGATGGTTTGTGCAAAGCAGGGAGAATCTCTCATGTTTGGGAGCTTGTTGATGAGATGCATGATAGAGGTCACTCGGCTAATGTAATCACCTACACTTCCTTATTGGATGGTTTATGCAAAAACCATCATTTTGATAAGGCAATTGCATTATTCATGAAAATTAAAGATCGCGGAATTCAGCCAGATATACACACCTACACAGTGATAATTGATGGACTATGCAAAGTTGGAAGGCTTAAGAATGCACAAGAGATTTTTCAGGTTCTTCTTAGTGAAGGCTACAATGTAGATGTCAAGACATACACTGTTATGATCAATGGGTATTGTAAAAATGGTTTATTTGATGAAGCTCAGGCCTTGCTGTCAAAAATGGATGACAATGGTTGCATTCCTGATGCTGTGACTTTCGAAACAATAATTTGTGCTCTCtttgaaaaaaatgagaatgatAAGGCAGAAAGACTTCTTCATGAAATGATTGCTAGAAATCTATTATAA
- the LOC130738759 gene encoding uncharacterized protein LOC130738759 gives MPPPTRLGSVLQSTFLCSIMKSLTQPDRACNLAKQECCRKNKENHSKQVIPHTGGSEANSRRRHEIRLVYKSSTNSIIAYRRSFAVEGRMRSQVAVGEEEAWLLWWCRLVILGV, from the exons ATGCCCCCACCCACCCGATTAGGCTCGGTCTTGCAATCAACTTTTCTGTGTTCTATTATGAAATCCTTAACTCAGCCAGATCGTGCTTGTAATCTTGCGAAGCAG GAATGTTgtagaaaaaataaagaaaatcataGCAAGCAAGTGATTCCACACACAGGGGGTTCTGAAGCTAATTCAAGAAGAAGGCATGAGATA AGACTGGTCTACAAATCAAGCACCAACTCAATCATCGCATACCGCAGAAGCTTTGCTGTAGAGGGGAGGATGAGGTCGCAGGTTGcggttggtgaagaagaagcttgGCTTTTATGGTGGTGCAGGTTGGTAATTTTAGGTGTTTGA
- the LOC130736809 gene encoding pentatricopeptide repeat-containing protein At1g62930, chloroplastic-like produces LEHLDQLINCYCHLGRISSAFSVLGKILKRGYHPCSITFTTLIKSLCLNGEVPKALKFHDHVVAKGFQLAPVGYGTLINVLCKVGETKAAMQFLRLVEGNPDVLMYSKIIDSLCKDKLVTDAFDLYHEMIVKGISPNVVTYHALIRGLCVAGKWKKAVGLFKEMELKNNIKPDVSTFNILVDALCKKGKVKQAKNVLAVMIRKQGVEPDLDTYSTLLDGYCLTKDMYKAKYVFNAMERGGVTPNVDSYSIMINGFCKVKLVDEALALFEEMHHKELIPNTVIYNSLIDGLCKARRISCAVELVDVMHDTGHPADLITTNSLFNGLCKNHLLDKATALFMKIKDHIIQPNIHTYTVIIDGLCKVGRLKNAQEIFQVLLSEGYNLNAMMYTVMINGYCKEGLLDEAQALLSKMEDNGCIPNAVNFQSIICALFQKNENEKAERLVREMIARDLF; encoded by the coding sequence CTTGAACACCTTGATCAATTGATCAATTGTTACTGCCACTTGGGTCGAATCAGCTCTGCATTCTCTGTATTAGGCAAAATTCTCAAGAGGGGTTATCACCCATGTTCCATAACCTTCACTACACTCATCAAAAGTCTATGTCTTAATGGCGAGGTTCCGAAAGCATTGAAGTTTCATGATCATGTTGTAGCTAAGGGGTTTCAGTTAGCCCCTGTTGGATATGGGACCTTGATCAATGTGTTATGTAAAGTGGGAGAAACAAAGGCTGCCATGCAGTTTCTGAGACTAGTTGAAGGGAACCCTGATGTGCTAATGTATAGTAAAATCATTGATAGCCTCTGCAAAGATAAACTTGTGACTGATGCATTTGATTTATATCACGAAATGATTGTCAAGGGAATTTCTCCTAATGTTGTCACTTACCATGCTCTAATCCGCGGCTTGTGTGTCGCGGGGAAATGGAAGAAAGCTGTTGGTTTGTTCAAGGAAATGGAATTGAAAAACAACATCAAACCAGATGTTTCTACCTTTAATATATTGGTTGATGCTTTATGTAAGAAAGGAAAGGTGAAACAAGCTAAGAATGTGTTAGCTGTGATGATAAGAAAACAAGGTGTGGAGCCGGACTTGGATACTTATAGTACCTTGTTGGATGGGTATTGTCTAACTAAGGACATGTACAAGGCCAAATATGTATTCAACGCTATGGAGCGAGGGGGAGTGACTCCTAATGTTGATAGCTACAGTATTATGATTAATGGGTTCTGTAAGGTTAAATTGGTGGATGAAGCCCTGGCCCTCTTCGAAGAAATGCATCACAAAGAGCTTATTCCTAATACGGTAATATATAATTCTCTTATTGATGGTTTGTGCAAGGCCAGACGAATCTCCTGTGCTGTTGAGCTTGTTGATGTGATGCATGATACAGGTCACCCAGCTGATTTAATCACCACCAATTCCTTATTCAATGGTTTATGCAAAAACCATCTTCTTGACAAGGCAACTGCATTGTTCATGAAAATTAAAGATCACATAATTCAGCCAAATATACACACCTACACAGTGATAATTGATGGACTATGCAAAGTTGGAAGGCTTAAGAATGCACAAGAGATTTTTCAGGTTCTTCTGAGTGAAGGCTACAATTTAAATGCCATGATGTATACTGTTATGATCAATGGGTATTGTAAAGAAGGTTTACTAGATGAGGCTCAGGCCTTGCTGTCAAAAATGGAAGACAATGGTTGCATTCCTAATGCTGTGAATTTTCAATCAATAATTTGTgctctctttcaaaaaaatgagaatgagaaggCAGAGAGACTTGTTCGTGAAATGATTGCTAGAGATCTATTTTAA